The segment CGCGGTCTGAATCCTGCGCCTCCAGTTTAGGGTCGGCGGCCAGGTCCGCACCCTGTCGGCCGGAGCCCTAATCCGCCAGCCCCAGCTCGGCCCGCATACGGGCGTCCGGGGTGCGTGTGAAGCCCGCCCACAGGGGACCGCCGCAGTGGTCGAGCACGGCGCCGACCGCCTGCGCGAAGGGCTCGCGCGGGCCGCCGCGCACCAGCGTGCGGTAGCCCGCCAGCAGCGGTTCCGCCAGTTCGGGGGCGGCCTCGCGCAGACGGCGCGGCAGCCACTTGCCGCCGCCGCCCCAGTGGGGGAGCGCGGCGAACAGCAGCGCGGCCGTGTCGTTGAGCAGGGCGGCGGCAACCGCCAGCAGTTCGTCCGCGGCCTCCTCGCCGTCCGGGATGCCGGTGAGGTCGTCGCGCAGATCGGTGACCGTGTAGCGCAGCCGGTCCAGGTCGGCGCCGGAGGCGGCCGGGCGGCCGTCGCCGATGATCCGCTCCGCCGTGGAGCGCAGCCGGGCGGCGCTGCCGTCGCGGTCCAGCAGGATGACGCCCCGCCCGCACATGAAGGCCAGCGTGGCCGTCCCGCGCTCCCGGTCCCATCGCATGAAGGCCAGCGCCGACTCGTACGTCTGGACGAACACCTCGACCGGCCAGGACCGCCAGACCAGCGATTCGGCCCGGACCTCGGCGGGTCCGTCCAGCACGACGACGATGTCCAGGTCCGAGGTCGGGGTGCCTTTCCCGTGGGCCGT is part of the Streptomyces sp. NBC_01262 genome and harbors:
- a CDS encoding nucleotidyltransferase domain-containing protein encodes the protein MDDPIRAARTLVGELFPDALAAILGGSTAHGKGTPTSDLDIVVVLDGPAEVRAESLVWRSWPVEVFVQTYESALAFMRWDRERGTATLAFMCGRGVILLDRDGSAARLRSTAERIIGDGRPAASGADLDRLRYTVTDLRDDLTGIPDGEEAADELLAVAAALLNDTAALLFAALPHWGGGGKWLPRRLREAAPELAEPLLAGYRTLVRGGPREPFAQAVGAVLDHCGGPLWAGFTRTPDARMRAELGLAD